The Patescibacteria group bacterium genome includes a window with the following:
- a CDS encoding Ig-like domain-containing protein, with product MIKGIVYLPFLYCLLFFGCAPVFHAVKPPNFVVDTPPPLSLMDVIDSVSPPDSATEVPPLSLIKIIFYDTSLVIQKMSGTFCCLYTEYGEEVKCAIKSRRGIFYLIPEHPLYLATTYHVIAANLADKNKTIFPGKIGWCFTTRKK from the coding sequence ATGATCAAAGGAATCGTTTACTTGCCCTTTCTTTACTGCTTGTTATTTTTTGGTTGCGCGCCGGTTTTTCACGCCGTCAAACCCCCTAATTTTGTTGTCGATACTCCGCCCCCTCTCAGCCTCATGGACGTTATCGACAGCGTTAGCCCGCCAGATAGCGCTACCGAGGTGCCCCCGCTATCCCTCATCAAGATCATCTTCTATGATACCAGTCTCGTGATTCAAAAGATGTCCGGCACCTTTTGCTGCCTTTATACCGAATACGGCGAAGAAGTGAAATGTGCGATCAAAAGCCGCCGGGGAATTTTTTACTTGATCCCTGAGCATCCGCTTTATCTGGCAACCACTTATCACGTCATCGCCGCCAATCTCGCCGACAAGAATAAAACAATATTTCCAGGCAAAATCGGCTGGTGCTTCACCACCAGAAAAAAATGA
- a CDS encoding DMT family transporter codes for MNWFWLALLSTTLWSLTTFLDKYLVNRFFQKRGMTVLIFFGAVIGLLLLPVILLIRRNVLEIPLHDIFILIASGIVYVFAILPYFIVLRKEDPSTAAPFFQAIPVFSFFLGLIFLHEVLTFNQIAGGLLIIFGTVGIAVEFKRARQRIRWRSFLLLMLSVFLYALNIFLFKFIETASDFWTTSFWEYSGFGLVALAMLAIKKYRSDIWAFLKANGRRIVGVSALNEAMNIAAKIIFNYASLFAPLALVWVVGSAQPFVVLVLGAVLTLFLPKIFKEDISQKTLAQKFVFIAVILIGAFIINR; via the coding sequence ATGAATTGGTTTTGGCTAGCCTTATTAAGCACTACCTTGTGGAGCTTGACCACTTTTTTGGATAAATATTTGGTCAACCGATTTTTCCAGAAGCGTGGGATGACCGTTTTAATTTTTTTCGGCGCGGTGATCGGGCTATTGCTTTTGCCCGTAATTTTGTTGATCCGCCGGAATGTTTTAGAAATTCCGCTCCACGATATTTTTATTCTGATCGCTTCCGGAATCGTCTATGTTTTCGCGATTCTGCCGTATTTCATCGTTTTGCGCAAAGAGGATCCATCGACAGCTGCGCCTTTTTTTCAGGCTATTCCGGTCTTTTCGTTTTTTCTCGGTTTGATCTTCCTTCACGAAGTTTTGACTTTTAACCAAATTGCCGGCGGGCTGCTGATAATTTTTGGGACAGTTGGCATAGCGGTGGAATTTAAACGCGCGCGCCAGCGGATCCGCTGGCGGTCATTTTTGCTCTTGATGCTGTCAGTTTTTCTTTATGCCCTGAATATTTTTTTATTTAAATTCATCGAGACAGCAAGCGATTTTTGGACGACCAGTTTTTGGGAATATTCTGGGTTTGGCTTGGTGGCCTTAGCAATGCTGGCGATCAAAAAATATCGCTCCGATATCTGGGCGTTTTTAAAAGCTAATGGCCGCCGGATCGTAGGCGTCAGCGCTTTGAATGAGGCGATGAATATCGCGGCCAAGATCATTTTTAATTATGCCTCCTTATTCGCTCCGCTAGCTTTGGTTTGGGTGGTAGGTAGCGCCCAGCCTTTTGTCGTCTTGGTCTTGGGTGCGGTCTTAACTTTGTTTTTGCCGAAAATATTCAAGGAGGATATTTCTCAGAAAACTCTGGCGCAAAAATTCGTTTTCATCGCGGTTATTTTGATCGGCGCCTTTATCATTAATCGTTAA
- a CDS encoding radical SAM protein, with the protein MNNKVKIAWFGLHLGEEPPLVGAKGAGTVFFSGCNLHCVFCQNWQISQENLGKEYSVAELARIMLDLQKQGAANIDLVTPTPWRREIKQAIILAKKDGLRIPIAWNSNAYESAAAIKDLAGLIDIYLPDFKYGDDFAAAKYSRALSYAEVAEKAIREMYRQVGLLKVDKNGLAEKGLIIRHLILPDNLPNTFSVLEKIALIDKNIHLSLMSQFYPVYRAKDFPELNRQVSREEIEAAEKKKFELGLENGWTQEPDSSEIFLPDFTKLNPFV; encoded by the coding sequence ATGAATAATAAAGTTAAAATAGCGTGGTTTGGTTTGCATCTTGGCGAAGAGCCGCCGCTGGTTGGGGCCAAGGGTGCCGGTACCGTATTTTTTTCCGGCTGTAATTTGCATTGCGTTTTTTGCCAGAATTGGCAGATTAGTCAGGAGAATTTAGGCAAGGAATATTCGGTGGCAGAGTTGGCGCGAATAATGCTGGATTTGCAAAAGCAAGGCGCGGCGAATATTGACCTGGTAACGCCAACGCCCTGGCGGAGAGAAATAAAGCAGGCGATCATTTTGGCTAAAAAGGATGGTTTGCGAATTCCGATCGCCTGGAATTCCAACGCCTATGAATCAGCCGCGGCAATTAAAGATTTGGCCGGCTTGATCGATATCTATCTGCCGGATTTTAAATATGGCGACGACTTCGCGGCCGCGAAATATTCGCGTGCCTTAAGCTATGCGGAAGTGGCGGAAAAAGCGATCCGCGAAATGTATCGCCAAGTCGGTTTATTAAAAGTTGATAAAAACGGCTTGGCTGAAAAAGGTTTGATCATCCGCCATCTGATCCTGCCGGATAATCTGCCCAACACTTTTTCCGTTTTGGAAAAGATTGCTCTGATCGACAAGAATATCCATTTAAGCCTGATGAGCCAGTTTTATCCGGTTTATCGCGCGAAAGATTTTCCCGAATTGAATCGGCAAGTCTCGCGAGAAGAAATTGAGGCGGCGGAAAAGAAAAAATTCGAGCTTGGTTTGGAGAACGGCTGGACGCAAGAACCGGATTCGAGTGAAATATTTTTACCGGATTTTACCAAGCTAAATCCTTTTGTTTAA
- the pyrF gene encoding orotidine-5'-phosphate decarboxylase → MFRVNGSHWLVPNEQTEAIIAMVENGIIKWDNKRSLPLKKGGTTDVYINLRDMRSHPELVDYLAKLYANPVQRLRVDRLVEVPDAVSPLAGHLSVITGKPLVTIREEAKPGRVTKGKLIGEIKRGDRVVIIDDVVTDGASKIAPLVELRSVGAVVVAIIVMVDRQQGWQKKLAEAGFGDVEVWSGMTLHHVRRHLVETKLMERCDPEIEKNNPLIVAYDGKPPEEVFSYLDLLRPAGCIAKVNDMSLTGNINEVIADLSVYARVMYDPKWHDIPKTVTNDCKRLRKTPPWAVTVHASGGSEMVKAAVEGMAGTPTIVLAVTLLTSIGSECDKIFCRQPIDQVMKLAELAYDAGARGFVCSAEEAAILRKKYSDAVIVIPGLRSPGKDAHEQKRIGTFIGAKEVGGNFFVGGRQFLESADPVAEIFRVLKEELGVELPTGK, encoded by the coding sequence ATGTTCAGAGTAAATGGTTCTCATTGGCTGGTGCCGAATGAACAGACAGAGGCGATTATTGCCATGGTGGAAAACGGCATTATCAAGTGGGACAACAAGCGGAGCTTGCCGCTCAAAAAAGGCGGTACGACTGATGTTTACATCAATTTGCGCGATATGCGCAGTCATCCGGAGTTGGTCGATTACCTGGCCAAATTGTACGCTAATCCCGTACAACGGCTGCGGGTTGATCGTCTGGTTGAAGTTCCGGACGCGGTAAGTCCTCTGGCCGGCCATCTTTCCGTCATCACCGGCAAGCCGCTGGTGACGATCAGGGAAGAAGCCAAACCCGGACGAGTGACCAAAGGAAAATTGATCGGCGAGATAAAACGCGGCGATCGGGTGGTGATCATTGACGACGTCGTAACCGACGGGGCTTCGAAGATCGCTCCGCTCGTTGAACTTCGTTCGGTCGGAGCAGTCGTTGTCGCAATTATAGTCATGGTCGACCGCCAGCAGGGTTGGCAGAAGAAATTGGCTGAAGCCGGTTTCGGCGATGTCGAAGTCTGGTCCGGAATGACCCTGCATCATGTGCGGCGCCATCTGGTCGAGACCAAACTGATGGAGCGCTGCGATCCGGAAATCGAAAAAAACAATCCGCTGATCGTCGCTTATGACGGCAAGCCGCCGGAAGAAGTTTTTTCTTATCTGGATCTGTTGCGTCCAGCCGGCTGCATTGCCAAAGTCAACGACATGTCTCTTACCGGGAATATAAATGAAGTCATCGCGGATCTTTCTGTTTATGCGCGGGTGATGTATGACCCGAAGTGGCACGATATTCCCAAGACCGTGACCAACGATTGCAAGCGGCTGCGGAAGACTCCGCCTTGGGCAGTTACCGTGCATGCTTCCGGTGGAAGTGAAATGGTCAAAGCCGCGGTCGAAGGAATGGCTGGAACACCGACTATCGTCTTGGCGGTAACGCTTCTGACTTCTATCGGTAGCGAGTGCGATAAAATATTCTGTCGCCAGCCGATCGATCAGGTGATGAAACTCGCCGAACTTGCTTATGACGCCGGGGCGCGCGGGTTTGTCTGCTCGGCCGAGGAAGCGGCAATACTGCGGAAGAAATATTCCGATGCGGTAATTGTCATTCCCGGGCTTCGTTCGCCAGGCAAAGATGCGCACGAACAAAAGCGGATTGGCACATTTATCGGCGCGAAAGAAGTGGGAGGAAATTTCTTCGTCGGCGGCCGGCAGTTTCTTGAGTCGGCTGATCCGGTGGCGGAGATTTTCCGGGTGCTGAAGGAAGAGTTGGGCGTTGAGCTGCCGACTGGTAAGTAA
- a CDS encoding LytR C-terminal domain-containing protein: MPAKPNNSLKRLPLTKMIYPAITLIFAAIVLILFVKTLVFLSTSINKVFSENTASLKNEVPRFDAANYELIRKRFGWPELPAPNSLETPAVPSAVNISSSTAATSSPAKNNDTPQIAAAKAAITIKIFNGPGKNQSGETLQDSLNQAGFTSTKIDSHQLVLKETIVQFKTTGAQLQNYIALIKKIISEKYTVQMGSDLPDNTDYDVSILIGKK; this comes from the coding sequence ATGCCCGCCAAACCCAATAATTCTTTAAAGAGATTACCGCTGACCAAGATGATCTATCCCGCGATCACCTTGATTTTTGCCGCCATCGTTCTGATCTTATTCGTTAAAACTTTAGTCTTTTTATCCACCAGCATCAATAAAGTTTTTTCCGAAAATACCGCCTCCTTGAAAAATGAAGTTCCCCGCTTTGACGCGGCCAATTACGAATTGATCAGAAAAAGATTCGGCTGGCCCGAGCTTCCCGCGCCGAACTCCCTGGAAACGCCCGCCGTGCCAAGCGCCGTGAATATTTCCAGCTCAACTGCCGCGACAAGTTCTCCGGCCAAAAACAATGATACCCCGCAAATAGCCGCTGCCAAAGCCGCCATTACTATTAAAATATTCAATGGCCCGGGGAAAAACCAATCCGGAGAAACCTTGCAAGATAGTTTGAACCAAGCGGGTTTTACCAGCACGAAAATCGACAGCCACCAGCTTGTCTTAAAAGAAACAATCGTTCAATTTAAAACAACCGGCGCCCAACTTCAAAATTATATCGCTCTGATCAAAAAAATTATTTCGGAAAAATACACTGTGCAAATGGGAAGCGATTTACCGGATAATACCGACTATGACGTTTCGATCCTGATCGGAAAAAAATAA
- the pilM gene encoding pilus assembly protein PilM has translation MRILSFFKKILVPEEPIAGLEISDSCLRLVLLSLNKKTGLIAAREYSEHPLAAGIIINGEIKNPADLCQALLEFKKELRIPVDYAVASIPADKIYVKVLSFPKNIEGPKLEEAIKLAVNFQLPLKPDDAYCSWEIFPGNGSREVFIAEAPKKIIDPYLECLRQTFHLIALEFPAESFTRAAAEEKDQAILLKIANQSSHNFFIIKNNVIRFSRTLGPDFPEKKLKKEAEKISNFYESAANEKISRIINLSEDMPAIDRKIDFPELNTGAWLVALGAAVRGIIPRAEDDFVSLSPISAQKAYKYHKAVNFSSIITKLIVGLAIFFIASFLGVWLLMVTLQQQTAEKTDDLSSLPSVPDLAKVEQKVQTANTLIADTAKIMSNSPQWSIVIAELQRLVTGGIIVSGLSLPSAEGTITLSGIAENRTTLNQLRDKSKSSSLLAEINLPLTNLEQREDIPFSISFKLKDPQTVYFK, from the coding sequence ATGAGGATTCTATCATTTTTTAAAAAAATCCTGGTTCCTGAAGAGCCGATTGCCGGCCTGGAGATCTCTGATTCTTGCCTCCGGCTGGTTTTATTAAGCTTGAACAAAAAAACCGGCTTGATCGCCGCCCGGGAATATTCCGAACACCCTTTGGCCGCCGGCATCATCATCAATGGGGAAATAAAAAACCCGGCTGATCTTTGCCAAGCGCTTTTGGAATTCAAAAAAGAACTTAGGATACCGGTCGATTACGCGGTCGCCAGCATTCCGGCCGACAAGATCTACGTGAAGGTCCTGTCTTTCCCTAAAAATATCGAAGGGCCAAAATTAGAAGAGGCCATCAAGCTGGCCGTTAATTTCCAGCTGCCGCTCAAACCGGACGACGCTTATTGCTCTTGGGAAATATTTCCCGGAAACGGGTCGCGGGAAGTATTCATCGCCGAGGCTCCCAAAAAAATCATCGATCCTTATCTGGAATGCCTCCGCCAGACCTTCCATCTGATCGCCCTGGAATTTCCGGCCGAGAGCTTCACGCGAGCCGCGGCCGAGGAAAAAGACCAAGCGATCTTATTAAAGATCGCCAATCAAAGCAGCCATAATTTTTTCATCATCAAAAATAATGTCATCCGCTTCTCCCGCACCCTGGGGCCGGATTTCCCGGAAAAAAAGCTGAAGAAAGAAGCGGAAAAGATCAGCAATTTTTATGAATCCGCCGCTAATGAAAAAATTTCCCGGATCATCAACCTTAGCGAAGACATGCCGGCAATCGATAGAAAAATAGATTTCCCCGAATTAAATACCGGCGCTTGGCTGGTCGCTTTGGGAGCGGCGGTCCGCGGGATCATTCCGCGCGCCGAGGATGATTTTGTCAGCTTATCCCCGATCAGCGCGCAAAAGGCTTATAAATACCACAAGGCGGTGAATTTCTCTTCGATCATCACCAAGCTGATCGTCGGCTTAGCTATTTTTTTTATCGCCTCTTTTCTGGGGGTATGGCTGTTAATGGTCACTCTGCAGCAGCAGACCGCCGAAAAAACCGATGATCTAAGCAGTCTGCCTTCCGTCCCCGATTTGGCCAAAGTTGAACAGAAAGTGCAAACCGCCAACACGCTCATCGCCGACACGGCGAAAATCATGTCCAACTCGCCGCAATGGTCGATCGTCATCGCGGAATTGCAAAGATTAGTCACGGGCGGCATCATTGTCAGCGGCTTAAGCTTGCCTTCCGCCGAAGGAACGATCACCTTAAGCGGCATAGCCGAAAACCGCACCACCCTTAACCAACTTCGGGACAAATCAAAATCTTCCTCCTTGCTAGCCGAAATAAATTTACCGCTGACCAACTTAGAGCAGCGAGAAGATATTCCTTTCAGCATTTCTTTCAAGCTGAAAGATCCTCAAACGGTCTATTTTAAATGA
- a CDS encoding DUF192 domain-containing protein: MKNINRILIILLNLMIISGGLAYLFLYFHQIGTADVFFADHPNFIIHAELAQAPAELERGLMFRKSLPADSGMLFIFPQEAPQSFWMKNTLIPLDMIFISADDKIVDIKNDFSPCTADPCPVYQSVAPAKYVLEVNAGIVQKGRIIIGEKIVIEK, encoded by the coding sequence ATGAAAAATATAAACAGAATTTTGATTATTCTTTTAAACCTGATGATTATTTCCGGCGGCCTGGCTTATTTGTTTTTATATTTTCATCAAATCGGCACGGCGGATGTTTTTTTCGCCGATCACCCGAATTTTATCATTCACGCCGAATTGGCCCAGGCTCCGGCCGAATTGGAGCGCGGCTTAATGTTCAGAAAATCATTGCCGGCCGATTCGGGCATGCTGTTTATTTTTCCCCAAGAAGCGCCTCAATCTTTTTGGATGAAAAATACTCTGATTCCGCTTGATATGATTTTCATCTCCGCCGACGACAAGATCGTCGATATTAAAAATGATTTTTCACCCTGCACCGCCGACCCTTGCCCGGTTTATCAATCGGTTGCTCCAGCCAAATATGTTTTGGAAGTTAATGCCGGGATTGTTCAAAAAGGAAGAATCATTATTGGCGAAAAGATTGTGATTGAAAAATGA
- a CDS encoding ferritin family protein — MTNTQANLLKAIAGESMARNKYTYYAEIAMKENLVWAAKVFEETADNEKAHAKEELEQIAGHTEMTNTYDIHPLGNTLDNLRHAAEGEKFEFGVMYPNFEREAREEGDEKAAKLFHEIAEVEAKHAERYTIMADRLESGMMFTSEKEVEWKCLNCGYVHKGKTAPGKCPLCQKPQGWYMQIGVVR; from the coding sequence ATGACCAACACGCAAGCCAATCTTTTAAAAGCCATTGCCGGCGAATCAATGGCGCGGAACAAATATACTTATTATGCCGAGATCGCGATGAAGGAAAATTTGGTTTGGGCGGCCAAAGTTTTTGAGGAAACGGCCGATAATGAAAAAGCCCACGCTAAGGAAGAATTGGAGCAGATTGCCGGCCACACCGAGATGACCAATACTTATGATATTCACCCCTTAGGCAATACGCTGGATAATTTGCGCCACGCCGCCGAAGGGGAAAAATTCGAATTCGGCGTGATGTATCCGAATTTCGAGCGGGAAGCCCGCGAAGAAGGCGACGAGAAAGCCGCCAAACTTTTTCACGAGATCGCTGAAGTGGAAGCCAAGCACGCCGAGCGCTACACAATTATGGCTGACCGGCTGGAATCAGGAATGATGTTTACCAGTGAAAAAGAAGTCGAATGGAAATGCTTGAATTGCGGCTATGTCCACAAGGGCAAGACCGCCCCGGGAAAATGCCCGCTTTGCCAGAAGCCGCAAGGCTGGTATATGCAAATCGGAGTCGTCAGATAA
- a CDS encoding ABC transporter ATP-binding protein, producing the protein MKSKALATIKIYWANIRKRKMVFFGLAGLAIAAASIETIIPIYFKRIIDVIAAPGVKGIMYQAAFGLLLTAAALSFIRWALWRVAVILDIRLVSRSIAEMNNDSFRHLHRQSFSFFSNNFSGTLVKRVNYFTRAFENITDNFFWNLLPMIVNMVIIITVLCFRNVAMGLATLVWLIIFFTLNFFFANWKYKYDIMETEAISKTTGFLSDTITNFSSIKLFNGNKRENKSYSDLTEDTRKKMQYAWSTEEIFNGTSSFLMIVLEFGLLIFAIRLWRQGLFTPGDFVLVQAYVILIIDQSWQFGRMVRNFYRSFSDAEEMTTLLQTTPEIVDRPGAKELKVSEGKIEFSKVVFCYHETRKILANFNLTIKAGEKIALIGPSGAGKTTVIKLLLRNFDLTGGHILIDGQDIAGVTQESLWKNISLVPQDPVLFHRNLKENIRYGRPGASDAEVIKASKLAHCHEFIADLPKGYDTFVGERGIKLSGGERQRVAIARAILRNAPILVLDEATSSLDSESEGLIQDALEKLMKDKTVIVIAHRLSTIRKMDRIIFIDEGKIKEEGTHQELENKPNGLYRHLWELQAGGFME; encoded by the coding sequence ATGAAAAGCAAGGCTTTGGCGACAATTAAGATCTATTGGGCCAATATCCGCAAGCGGAAAATGGTATTTTTTGGCTTGGCAGGCTTGGCAATCGCGGCGGCTTCGATCGAAACCATCATTCCTATCTATTTTAAAAGAATTATCGACGTCATTGCCGCGCCCGGGGTGAAAGGAATAATGTATCAGGCCGCTTTCGGGTTGTTGCTGACCGCCGCGGCCTTGTCGTTTATCCGCTGGGCGCTATGGCGCGTCGCCGTCATTTTGGATATCAGGCTGGTTTCCCGGTCGATCGCCGAAATGAACAATGACAGCTTCCGGCATCTGCATCGCCAATCTTTTTCTTTTTTCAGCAACAATTTTTCCGGCACCTTGGTCAAGAGAGTCAATTATTTCACCCGAGCCTTTGAAAACATCACGGATAATTTTTTCTGGAATCTTTTGCCGATGATCGTCAACATGGTGATCATCATCACTGTTTTATGTTTTCGCAACGTGGCCATGGGGCTGGCCACCTTGGTTTGGCTGATCATCTTTTTCACCCTCAATTTCTTCTTCGCCAATTGGAAATATAAATATGACATCATGGAAACCGAGGCCATTTCCAAAACGACCGGATTTTTGTCCGACACCATCACCAATTTTTCCAGCATCAAATTATTCAACGGCAATAAAAGGGAAAACAAATCTTATTCCGATCTTACCGAAGATACGCGGAAAAAAATGCAGTACGCCTGGAGCACGGAAGAGATCTTCAACGGCACCTCTTCATTTCTGATGATCGTTTTGGAATTCGGCTTATTGATCTTTGCCATCCGGCTTTGGCGGCAAGGCTTGTTCACGCCGGGCGATTTTGTTTTGGTGCAAGCTTATGTGATTCTGATCATCGATCAATCCTGGCAATTCGGCAGGATGGTGCGTAATTTTTATCGTTCTTTTTCCGATGCCGAAGAAATGACCACGCTCTTGCAAACCACGCCGGAGATCGTTGATCGCCCCGGAGCCAAGGAATTGAAGGTAAGCGAAGGGAAAATCGAATTCAGCAAAGTTGTTTTTTGCTATCATGAAACCAGAAAGATTTTAGCTAACTTCAATTTGACGATCAAGGCCGGCGAAAAGATCGCTTTGATCGGCCCGTCCGGCGCCGGTAAAACCACGGTGATCAAATTGCTTTTGCGGAATTTTGATCTTACCGGCGGGCATATTTTGATCGACGGCCAGGATATCGCCGGAGTTACGCAGGAAAGTCTTTGGAAAAACATCAGTTTGGTGCCGCAAGACCCGGTTTTGTTCCACCGCAATTTGAAAGAAAATATCCGCTATGGCCGTCCTGGCGCTTCTGATGCCGAAGTCATCAAAGCTTCCAAGCTGGCTCATTGCCATGAATTTATCGCGGATCTGCCCAAGGGCTATGATACTTTTGTCGGCGAGCGCGGCATCAAGTTGTCCGGCGGCGAACGCCAGCGCGTCGCGATCGCCCGGGCGATCTTGCGCAACGCGCCGATCTTGGTTTTGGACGAAGCGACCTCTTCGCTTGATTCCGAATCGGAAGGTTTGATCCAGGATGCGTTGGAAAAATTGATGAAAGATAAGACCGTGATCGTCATCGCTCATCGCCTTTCGACCATCCGCAAGATGGACCGGATAATTTTCATTGATGAAGGAAAAATAAAAGAAGAAGGCACGCATCAAGAATTGGAAAACAAGCCGAACGGTTTATATCGCCATCTTTGGGAATTGCAGGCCGGCGGATTTATGGAATAA